One stretch of Oceanimonas pelagia DNA includes these proteins:
- the rplD gene encoding 50S ribosomal protein L4 translates to MELVMKDAQGALEVSETTFGREFNEALVHQVVVAYAAGARQGTRAQKTRSEVSGGGKKPWRQKGTGRARAGTIRSPIWRSGGVTFAAKPQDHSQKVNKKMYRGAIKSILSELVRQERLIVVEKFGVEAPKTKELVAKLKQWDLNDVLIITSEVDENLFLAARNLYKVDVRDVAGIDPVSLIAFDKVLVTADAVKQIEEMLA, encoded by the coding sequence ATGGAATTGGTAATGAAAGACGCGCAAGGCGCTCTTGAAGTTTCCGAAACTACCTTCGGGCGTGAGTTCAACGAAGCTCTGGTGCATCAGGTTGTTGTGGCCTATGCCGCCGGTGCTCGTCAAGGTACTCGTGCTCAGAAGACCCGTTCCGAAGTGTCCGGCGGCGGCAAGAAGCCGTGGCGCCAGAAGGGCACCGGCCGGGCCCGTGCCGGTACCATCCGCTCTCCGATTTGGCGTTCCGGTGGTGTGACCTTCGCGGCCAAGCCGCAGGATCACAGCCAGAAGGTCAACAAGAAGATGTACCGTGGTGCCATCAAGAGCATCCTCTCTGAGCTGGTACGTCAAGAGCGTCTGATCGTGGTAGAGAAGTTCGGTGTGGAAGCGCCGAAGACCAAAGAACTGGTTGCCAAGCTGAAGCAGTGGGATCTGAACGACGTTCTGATCATCACTTCCGAAGTGGACGAGAACCTGTTCCTGGCCGCTCGCAACCTGTACAAGGTTGACGTGCGTGACGTGGCCGGTATCGATCCGGTTTCTCTGATCGCGTTCGACAAGGTACTGGTAACTGCCGACGCAGTTAAGCAAATCGAGGAGATGCTGGCATGA
- the rplW gene encoding 50S ribosomal protein L23: MIREERILKVLKAPHISEKSTMVAEKTNTIVFKVAKDATKAEVKAAVEKLFEVEVKDVRTLVVKGKTKRTGMRVGQRSDWKKAYVTLKEGQDIDFIGGAE; this comes from the coding sequence ATGATCCGTGAAGAGCGTATTCTGAAAGTTCTGAAGGCGCCGCATATCTCTGAAAAAAGCACCATGGTTGCCGAAAAGACCAACACCATCGTGTTCAAGGTTGCCAAGGATGCTACCAAGGCTGAAGTAAAAGCCGCGGTCGAGAAGCTGTTCGAAGTTGAAGTAAAAGATGTTCGCACTCTGGTCGTGAAGGGTAAAACCAAGCGCACCGGCATGCGTGTTGGCCAGCGTTCCGACTGGAAAAAGGCCTACGTGACCCTGAAAGAAGGTCAGGACATCGACTTCATCGGCGGTGCCGAGTAA
- the rplC gene encoding 50S ribosomal protein L3, translating to MAIGLVGRKLGMTRVFTEDGVSIPVTVIEVDANRVTQVKTLEKDGYAAIQVTAGTKKANRITKPEAGHFAKAGVEAGRGLWEFRLGEGEGDSIEVGAELKVDIFADVKKVDVTGTSKGKGFAGAVKRWNFRTQDMTHGNSLSHRAPGSIGQNQTPGRVFKGKKMAGHLGAERVTTQNLEVVRVDVDRNLLLIKGAVPGATNGNVIVKPAVKA from the coding sequence ATGGCAATCGGTCTAGTAGGTCGTAAGCTGGGTATGACCCGTGTCTTCACCGAAGACGGCGTGTCCATCCCGGTCACCGTTATCGAAGTAGATGCCAACCGTGTTACCCAGGTGAAAACACTGGAAAAGGATGGCTACGCAGCCATTCAGGTGACCGCTGGCACCAAGAAAGCTAACCGCATCACCAAGCCGGAAGCTGGCCATTTCGCCAAGGCCGGTGTGGAAGCGGGTCGCGGTCTGTGGGAATTCCGCCTGGGTGAAGGCGAAGGCGACAGCATCGAAGTGGGTGCCGAGCTGAAAGTCGACATCTTTGCTGATGTCAAGAAAGTAGACGTTACCGGTACTTCCAAGGGTAAGGGTTTCGCTGGTGCCGTTAAGCGCTGGAACTTCCGTACTCAGGACATGACTCACGGCAACTCTCTGTCTCACCGCGCTCCGGGTTCTATCGGTCAGAACCAGACTCCGGGCCGCGTGTTCAAGGGCAAGAAGATGGCCGGTCACCTGGGCGCTGAGCGGGTAACCACTCAGAACCTGGAAGTGGTTCGCGTTGATGTTGATCGTAACCTGCTGCTCATCAAAGGTGCAGTCCCGGGTGCGACTAACGGCAACGTCATCGTTAAACCTGCCGTTAAAGCGTAA